A stretch of the Marinobacter sp. JH2 genome encodes the following:
- a CDS encoding ArsC family reductase, with protein MKLYGIKNCDTVKKARKWLDENGIAYEFHDFKTDGLTSEKLTEWEQALNWEALINKRGTTWRKLPDEVRDTMTVQSAHEVMLENTSIIKRPVVERGETVTVGFNADEWAAWTN; from the coding sequence ATGAAGCTCTACGGCATTAAAAACTGCGACACCGTCAAAAAAGCCCGCAAATGGCTGGATGAAAACGGCATCGCCTACGAATTTCACGATTTCAAAACAGACGGCCTCACCAGTGAAAAGCTGACCGAGTGGGAGCAAGCGTTAAATTGGGAAGCACTGATCAACAAGCGTGGCACCACTTGGCGAAAACTTCCGGATGAGGTTCGTGATACCATGACCGTCCAAAGTGCTCACGAGGTCATGCTGGAGAACACCTCCATCATCAAGCGCCCGGTTGTTGAACGCGGCGAAACCGTTACTGTGGGCTTTAACGCAGACGAATGGGCTGCGTGGACGAACTAA
- the dapC gene encoding succinyldiaminopimelate transaminase: MNSNLERLHPYPFEKLAKLKTGITVPEHLAPISLGIGEPKHPAPAFVKQAVADNLDKLANYPTTKGIDELRETIASWATRRFNLNAGSLDPARNVVPVNGTREAIFSLVQAVVDSSKPATVVSPNPFYQVYEGAAFLAGADPVYLPCDASNGFIPDFDKVPESVWANCQVLFLCSPGNPSGAVVSRETLTKVIELADRHDFIVASDECYSELYPDEANPPEGLLQTCAAIGRHDFKRCVVFHSLSKRSNLPGLRSGFVAGDADVLTGYLKYRTYHGCAMPIHNQLASIAAWNDEEHVKENRSAYRAKFEAVVPILREVMNVDFPDAGFYLWPETPFDDETFAKELSAQQNVHVLPGRYLSRTVDGHNPGENRVRMALVAPVEECVAAAHRIVEFVKGFKA, encoded by the coding sequence ATGAATTCCAACTTAGAAAGACTGCACCCTTACCCATTCGAAAAACTCGCGAAGCTGAAAACCGGCATCACCGTGCCAGAGCACCTCGCACCGATTTCACTGGGCATTGGTGAACCCAAACACCCAGCTCCGGCTTTTGTAAAGCAGGCGGTGGCCGACAATCTGGATAAACTGGCCAACTACCCCACCACCAAGGGCATCGACGAACTGCGCGAAACCATTGCCAGCTGGGCGACCCGCCGCTTCAACTTGAACGCAGGCTCGCTCGATCCGGCGCGCAACGTCGTCCCGGTCAACGGCACCCGAGAAGCCATATTTTCGTTGGTGCAGGCCGTTGTTGATTCGAGCAAACCCGCTACCGTGGTCAGCCCGAACCCGTTTTATCAGGTGTACGAAGGGGCTGCCTTCCTCGCGGGCGCCGATCCGGTTTACTTGCCCTGCGATGCCAGCAACGGTTTCATTCCGGATTTCGACAAGGTTCCGGAGTCCGTGTGGGCCAACTGCCAGGTACTGTTTCTGTGCTCCCCCGGCAACCCCAGTGGAGCCGTGGTCAGCCGGGAAACTCTGACCAAAGTAATCGAACTGGCCGACCGTCACGATTTTATTGTGGCGTCTGACGAGTGCTATTCCGAACTCTATCCCGACGAAGCCAACCCGCCTGAAGGCCTTCTGCAAACCTGTGCAGCCATTGGCCGGCATGACTTCAAACGCTGCGTGGTGTTTCACAGCCTATCAAAACGCAGCAACCTGCCCGGCCTGCGCTCCGGTTTTGTCGCCGGCGATGCCGACGTGTTGACGGGTTACCTGAAATATCGCACCTACCACGGTTGCGCCATGCCCATTCACAATCAGCTGGCCAGCATCGCTGCGTGGAACGATGAAGAACACGTAAAAGAAAATCGATCGGCGTATCGCGCCAAATTTGAAGCAGTGGTACCCATCCTGCGCGAAGTTATGAACGTCGACTTCCCGGATGCCGGTTTTTACCTTTGGCCGGAAACACCGTTCGACGACGAAACCTTCGCTAAGGAATTGTCGGCCCAGCAGAACGTACACGTTCTACCCGGCCGTTACCTATCCCGCACCGTCGACGGCCACAACCCCGGCGAAAACCGGGTGCGCATGGCTCTGGTAGCCCCTGTAGAAGAGTGCGTAGCAGCCGCTCACCGCATTGTCGAGTTTGTAAAAGGGTTCAAGGCATGA
- a CDS encoding [protein-PII] uridylyltransferase yields MDRSELEHRISHDSSPVVAAKEFLQHHYQADAEAFRQGADVRALVHARAATVDTVLRLIWNRYPLSSSPDIALVAVGGYGRGELHPHSDIDLLILTRKGTESAWQDDVSAFITLLWDLKLDIGHSVRNVDECISAAKQDITILTNLLETRTIAGPDSLREDLTEQVYLDDVMSDKDYFVAKWEEQQKRHKKYGDTEYNLEPNVKGSPGALRDIQTIGWITKRHFLLESTADLARFSIITDEEHRVLLEGETFLWRLRFGLQLIADRNENRMLFDHQRALAAMLGYEDEGKRLGVELMMQSYYRTVLALAELTDVILQYYDEAILGSGSEDEIRPLNKRFQMRNFYIEAINNQVFAYAPYAIMEIFVLMAQHPEIKGIRATTIRSLRAHRHLIDDVFRSDLAVTSLFMELLRTPHALHKTLSAMKKYDVLGRYLPEFGDIIGQMQHDLFHIYTVDAHTMRVIRNMVRLTTEEARTEYPLASRLIHRLPKMDTLFIAGLYHDVAKGRGGDHSELGAIDVEAFCERHHLSERDTRLIAWLVENHLLMSMTAQRKDISDPDIIQAFARAIPSQAHLDYLYTLTVCDISATNPKLWNTWRASLLRQLYIEAKRALRRGIDTPVNRQAWIDATREEARGILNAQNMTDEQIDQIWDTVDEEYFLQDSTVDIAWQTAAIIRHGDNPDPLVLIRDTRGGPTDGYSQIIIYMRDRVALFAATTAVLEQLNLNIVDARINSSEGPHSISSYIVLDEQGQPLGIDPARKERARKRLIEELDDPEDYPDIIHRRTPRQLKHFAFPTEVTFSNDTINQRTLMEVITPDRPGLLARIGQVLLEHRVRLTNAKIATLGERVEDVFFITDEQGRPLSDPAECEALQQHLCKMLDEIQ; encoded by the coding sequence GTGGACCGAAGCGAGCTGGAACACCGCATCAGTCACGACTCGTCGCCGGTTGTTGCGGCAAAGGAATTTCTACAGCATCACTATCAAGCCGATGCCGAAGCCTTTCGACAAGGCGCTGACGTCAGAGCTCTGGTTCACGCCAGAGCCGCGACAGTCGATACCGTGCTTCGATTGATCTGGAATCGTTATCCTCTTTCCAGCTCGCCCGACATCGCCCTTGTTGCCGTAGGTGGTTACGGCCGGGGCGAACTCCACCCCCACTCAGATATTGATCTGCTTATCCTGACACGTAAGGGAACCGAAAGCGCATGGCAAGACGACGTAAGCGCCTTCATCACCCTGTTGTGGGATTTGAAACTGGACATCGGCCACAGCGTTCGCAATGTTGACGAATGCATTTCGGCCGCGAAACAAGACATCACCATTCTAACCAACCTGCTGGAAACCCGGACGATCGCGGGCCCTGACAGCCTTCGGGAAGACCTGACCGAGCAGGTGTATCTGGACGACGTGATGTCCGACAAAGATTACTTTGTCGCCAAGTGGGAAGAGCAACAGAAACGCCATAAAAAGTACGGCGACACTGAATACAACCTGGAACCGAACGTCAAAGGCTCTCCCGGCGCCCTGCGAGACATACAAACGATCGGATGGATCACCAAACGCCACTTTTTGCTGGAAAGTACGGCCGACCTAGCCCGCTTCAGCATCATTACCGATGAAGAACACCGAGTATTACTGGAAGGCGAAACCTTTCTCTGGCGTTTGCGCTTCGGCCTTCAGCTCATCGCCGATCGTAATGAAAACCGAATGCTGTTTGATCACCAGCGAGCCCTCGCCGCAATGTTAGGCTACGAGGACGAAGGCAAACGTCTCGGCGTCGAGCTGATGATGCAGTCTTACTACCGCACTGTTTTGGCATTGGCGGAGCTCACCGACGTTATTCTTCAATATTACGACGAAGCGATTCTCGGCAGCGGCAGCGAAGATGAAATCAGACCCCTGAACAAGCGCTTCCAAATGCGCAACTTCTACATCGAAGCCATCAACAATCAAGTGTTTGCTTACGCGCCCTACGCCATCATGGAAATATTCGTGTTGATGGCGCAGCATCCGGAAATTAAGGGCATTCGAGCAACCACCATTCGCTCACTGCGGGCGCACCGACACCTGATTGACGATGTTTTCCGCTCCGATCTGGCGGTAACCAGCCTGTTCATGGAGCTCCTGCGCACCCCCCATGCGTTACACAAAACGCTGTCAGCAATGAAAAAGTACGATGTGCTTGGTCGGTATCTACCCGAGTTTGGCGACATCATCGGCCAGATGCAGCACGACCTGTTCCATATCTATACGGTGGATGCGCACACCATGCGCGTCATCCGTAACATGGTCAGATTAACCACTGAGGAAGCGAGAACCGAGTACCCCCTCGCCTCGCGTTTGATTCATCGCCTACCCAAAATGGACACCCTGTTTATCGCAGGTTTGTACCACGACGTTGCCAAAGGCCGCGGGGGCGACCATTCTGAACTCGGCGCCATTGATGTCGAAGCCTTCTGCGAACGACACCATTTAAGTGAGCGGGACACCCGGCTGATTGCCTGGCTGGTGGAGAACCATCTGCTTATGTCGATGACCGCCCAACGCAAAGACATTTCAGACCCGGACATCATTCAGGCGTTTGCGCGAGCCATCCCAAGCCAGGCGCACCTTGACTACCTGTACACTCTAACCGTGTGCGACATCAGCGCCACCAACCCAAAGCTTTGGAACACTTGGCGCGCCTCCTTGTTGCGCCAGCTCTACATCGAAGCAAAACGGGCACTGCGCCGAGGCATAGACACACCGGTCAACCGGCAGGCGTGGATTGACGCTACCCGCGAAGAAGCCCGGGGAATTCTTAACGCCCAGAATATGACCGACGAACAAATCGATCAGATCTGGGACACGGTTGACGAAGAATACTTTCTTCAGGATTCCACCGTCGATATCGCTTGGCAGACTGCGGCCATCATCCGCCATGGCGATAATCCGGACCCATTGGTGCTGATACGAGACACCCGCGGCGGGCCAACCGACGGCTACTCCCAGATTATTATCTACATGCGGGACCGGGTTGCCCTGTTCGCAGCGACTACCGCTGTGCTCGAACAGCTCAACCTGAACATTGTCGATGCTCGCATCAATTCCAGCGAGGGGCCTCACTCGATCAGCTCTTATATTGTGCTGGACGAGCAAGGACAACCGCTGGGCATCGACCCGGCCCGCAAAGAGCGCGCGCGCAAACGCCTGATTGAAGAGCTGGATGATCCGGAAGACTATCCGGACATCATTCACCGGCGTACTCCGCGGCAACTCAAACACTTCGCCTTCCCGACCGAAGTCACTTTTTCCAATGACACCATCAACCAACGAACGTTGATGGAAGTCATCACACCCGACCGTCCCGGCCTGCTGGCCCGGATTGGCCAGGTCCTACTCGAACACCGGGTTCGGCTAACCAATGCCAAAATCGCGACCCTGGGCGAGCGAGTAGAAGACGTTTTCTTCATTACCGACGAACAAGGCCGGCCGCTAAGCGATCCCGCTGAGTGCGAAGCCCTGCAACAGCACCTCTGCAAAATGCTGGACGAGATTCAATGA